In one Apium graveolens cultivar Ventura unplaced genomic scaffold, ASM990537v1 ctg8256, whole genome shotgun sequence genomic region, the following are encoded:
- the LOC141704800 gene encoding auxin efflux carrier component 5-like, with protein sequence MHSCNMLWLHFEMPSIMEECILIVSKAAVGTYMFCLGLFMAINKKIDENWSIGVPITGILWRFIMGPICWGLACLYLGLDGEVLKATIIQATLPPAYLSFYYAQEYRIDIDCISHG encoded by the exons ATGCACTCCTGCAACATGCTTTG GTTGCATTTTGAGATGCCAAGCATTATGGAGGAATGTATTTTGATTGTGTCGAAAGCAGCTGTGGGCACTTACATGTTCTGCTTGG GTTTATTCATGGCAATTAATAAAAAGATAGATGAAAATTGGTCGATTGGAGTCCCTATTACCGGCATCCTTTGGAGGTTTATCATGGGACCAATTTGTTGGGGCCTTGCCTGTCTTTATTTAGGATTAGATGGTGAAGTGTTAAAGGCAACAATAATCCAG GCGACACTTCCTCCAGCATATTTATCTTTCTATTATGCTCAAGAATATAGAATAGATATCGATTGCATTAGCCATGG GTGA